The Polaribacter sp. Q13 sequence AGTTTAAAAGGAGCAAAGTTTAGTAAAGAAAATATTTTGGGTCTTTTGTCTGAATATAAAATTGTAGTTGAGTAAAAAGTTATAAAAAAGAAGAGTCTGACTTTGTTGCTTTGTAACTGCTTTAAACTTTGCAACTCATAAAACATAAGATTAAACAGGTGAAAACATTTAGAGGTATATTAGTTTAGCAAAAGTCTATGAACTTTGTTTCTGAAATTTATAAAGTGTCTAAATCATTTCCAAAAGAAGAAATATTTGGCTTAACTTCTCTATTAAGAAGATCTACAGTATCAATACCTAGTAATGTTTTTGAAGGTAATGGTAGAGAACGACTGAGAGAGTATCTTCGTTTTTTTAATATTGCAATAGCATCGCTTTTTGAGTTTCAAACTCATGTGGAAATTGCTTTTAATTTAGAATAGATCAATAAAGAAAAATTTGATAATTTGTATAAATTATCAAGAGAAATCGAAAGAATGTTATTCAGTTTTATTAGAAGTATAAAATCTCAACGAAAGTAAATTAATTATTGTTTTTATTCATTCAGTTTGTAACTTTGCTACTTATTAACTTAGTGCCTATGGAACTAACTTTAACTTTGTAACTCAAAATAATGAGTAAAGAAATAGAAGATAAACTAGAAAAAATACCAGTTGTAAACCTTCTGGTTAAATTTGGAAAAAGAATAAAAATTCCAGGTTTAGAAGGTATGTCTTTATACGATGTATTAGAAATGTACATTATTGGTATTGTAAGAGGGGCCTTAACAACGAGAGCAGGCGGAATTGCTTTCAGTTTTTTTATGGCTGTTTTTCCTTTTATGCTGTTTATTTTAACACTAATCCCTTATATTCCTATAGAAGGTTTTCAAGAAGGATTATTTTCTTTTATCAAAGAAATTTTACCGCCCCAAACTTTTGATGCTGTAAATGTAGTTATTGGAGATATTATTAACAATCAATACGGAGGCTTGCTTTCTTTTGGTTTTTTATTTTCTATCTTTTTAATGACAAATGGTGTCAATGCTATTTTTGGAGGGTTTGAATACTCATACCATGTAACAGATGTTAGAAATGTTTTTAGATCTTATTTTATCTCATTAGGAGTTTCTTTATTGATGTCGTTTTTTTTAATTGTTATGATTACCATCCTTATCTTATATCAAGTAGCATTATCTAAAATAGATGAAACAGGTTGGTTAGATACCGGAGATTTAGATTTATTTCTAATAGGTAAAAATGCTCTTTTTTTAGTAATGCTTTTCACTATAGTCTCCTTACTTTTTAGATATGGAACAAAGCAAGGGAAAGAAACTAAGTTCTTTTC is a genomic window containing:
- a CDS encoding four helix bundle protein, encoding MNFVSEIYKVSKSFPKEEIFGLTSLLRRSTVSIPSNVFEGNGRERLREYLRFFNIAIASLFEFQTHVEIAFNLE
- a CDS encoding YihY/virulence factor BrkB family protein, whose product is MSKEIEDKLEKIPVVNLLVKFGKRIKIPGLEGMSLYDVLEMYIIGIVRGALTTRAGGIAFSFFMAVFPFMLFILTLIPYIPIEGFQEGLFSFIKEILPPQTFDAVNVVIGDIINNQYGGLLSFGFLFSIFLMTNGVNAIFGGFEYSYHVTDVRNVFRSYFISLGVSLLMSFFLIVMITILILYQVALSKIDETGWLDTGDLDLFLIGKNALFLVMLFTIVSLLFRYGTKQGKETKFFSAGALLTTVVSLFTFYLFGIYVVKFAQYNQLYGSIGTLLILMLFVWLNAIILLLGFELNASLHSLRQRNKTFTTPKKI